The Kryptolebias marmoratus isolate JLee-2015 linkage group LG7, ASM164957v2, whole genome shotgun sequence region CAGTTTTACCTAAAAGACGGGAGGCTCTGACAGTTCAGGCATCAGAAAGTGAAGCTGAAAGCATTTTGAGATCCTCTCATGACCTTTGCCTGCTTGATGGCGCTgataaaaacatgattgtttCGTCTTACAATAAACTTTCTGgattctgaaggtttttatttacagagcCTAATGAGGTGTGATGAAGGTTTCAGATTACATTTCTCTGACCCTTTGTTTCAGGTTACATCAGTTTCTTAcctaatgaaaaacaaagcatttaaaataagGACTTGCctcagatgtaaaaaaaaaaaaaaaaacagaacaaagaaaagccaAAATCAATGACATGATGACTCAAAGCACAGATCACTTTAGGATTAACATGTTTGTTGTGATGCAAAATAGTATTTGACAGTAGCAGAGTCTGAGGAAAAGAATCAGATAAAAATCACAGTCGGTAGCGCTGCTGGTCCTTCAGCCTCCGCTCACCTTCTTTACCACCTGGACCACAGACATGTGGTTGATGTTGTAGTCGGACAGAGGAGCAGAGTCTTTGTCCAGAGGCATGCCTTTGTGGATCAGTCTTACATCCTCAACTGGTCCTGCAAACAGAAAGGAATAACTATAGGAAGCCACACTCTCCATAAAATCATTGTTACTAAGAGTGAGAATAAGGATTAAAGTGATTCATTTAATGTCCTTCTATTTTCCTGAACATATTTCGGTTTAAAAGCTAtactttttttgtctatttctgATATAAAGTGCATAATTTGCAAGTCAAGGTgcttaattttttaatttaataaataggTTCATTACCTGTATAGGGAAACGTCTCTAGCACCTGCATCTTCAGCTGCTGGACAGTCATGTCCTTCAGCTTGGTGATCACCTTCTGCTCTCCATTATTGGAGTTCAGAATTAGTTTGTGTGGTGAAGCAGAGTCACCCTCCAGAGGCTTCTCTTCTTGGATCTGGCTTTCACCACCCTCAACTATTactgcaaacagacacacagagagagaaataacTACAAGAAGCCATGCTCTTTATGAAATTAATGTTAGTACCTTAAATGAACCACATTTACAGTCTAATTATGTGCTGCAGAAAGCAGAAATTTGCTCAGGACTGAAATGATTCATCAGcggaaataaaataatcagtaaaATCTGAATCAAGACAACAGGATGAAGTAATTCACATAATGTCCACCTATAACCTGAACACATTATGGTTTAAAAgctgttctttctttttgctattTCTGATATATAAATTCCATAATTTTCAAGTCAGGTGCTATCtttgtaaaatttaataaataggTTCATTACCTGCGTTGCGACACTTCACCACCTGCATCTTCAGCTTTGGAAAGACATCTTTTGACCTGGGTATGATCAGACCTTCACCATCCTCATCTAATtaagaaaacagacagagagaaagagaaataaatatagGAAGCCATGCTCTCTATAAATCAAATGTTAGTTCCTTAAATGAACCACATTTACAGTCTTATGATGTggtaaaaaaagcagaaattttcTCAGGACTGAAGTGATTcatcagctgaaataaaatgatcaataaaatctgaatcaAGACAACAGGAAGAAGTGATTCAATGTCCATCGATCTATTTTACTAAatgcattttagtttaaaagataatttttttatcaCCTGTTACTTACATAAAAAGTGCATAGTTTGGTGGTTTGAGTGTCGGGTGCTGCAGCAGTAGAGACTAAATTTTAGTTTAGACATTCATTTCCTGAATCGATAACCACACGAATGTTACGATTAGCTGCACATTTTATTAGGAAGAACTACTTTGTGAGgcgaatgattttttttttttgtccatctcACCTCTCCTTAAATACCTGCTGTGCtgcaattattttattgaataaatagATTCATTACCTGTATTGGGAGCAATCTGTTGTCCTTTCACGTTATCTGGGTTGAAGATACATGGTGTGGACAGTATATGAACTAATGGATTCGGAGGCATCCTTCGGCCGTGTGTGAGCTGCTGGAGTCTGGTTCGGTCTCTGAAGAATGCTGCTGCGTTGTCTCtgaacaaaactttttatatgGATGAGAGAACTGCTGTCACTTTCGTTTTTGATGTTGTTATTATGTAACTGAGGAGACAGTTAAAGAAACTGACCTATTTGTGCGTGAAATTTACTCGGTtgtctctgtttattttaacacttcACACATAATCACATTTGGGTCCTGCAAAGTTTGCCTCTCTTGTTGGGAAattctgaatttttaaaatatgttaactTTAACCATTTACAATATGATTTCATTTAACTCACCGGTTAAAATTTTGACAATTTTGTGTGTTGTCAAAACAAATCAtctgtagtaaaaaaaataaattaaagacattaATTCAATAAAAGCTGGATTCAGAACAGGCAGGGCCATTAGAGAAGCAGGACTTGAAACACTGATGTGAGTCTGAGTCTCGTTGCTTGTTAGTCCATAAatattgtaataaataaatgatatgGGCTGCATGTTTTATCATTATAATAAAGttcattgcttttattttgatcatactgggtggaaaaaacaaaacaaaacgaaacagcTTTTGTGCAGCGGAAAAGTCCCTTGATGTTTACTTTCACTATCTGTTATGAACAGAAGAAATCATGtgactttttgtaaaaaacaggCACAAACTCAGAGCGGtgactcagctgcagctgaaacttcagctgctgtttggcttGTTTTAGTCTGCAGCTAAAGAGAGACGACTCACCACCTCACCGCATTCAGTGCTCCACGCAggtaaaacatcattttaatcAGAGGAACGCACATggcaataaatgtttaatataaattaaaatgttaaatgtgacccgtgctggcaaagtgagtcacaatgaggaacTTTTAAATATTGAGATATTATTATTGTCAAATAATATtaatctcaaaagcttcaaaatgagaagtagtttgttgaaatgtgtCCATTTATGACCTGGTCTGGCAACAAGCTAAAGTGCaggtttgaaaaacaaattttaaatgatgTAGAATGATGTAATCAGGTTAagctctgtatttaaaaaagaggATCCCCGAGCTTTGCTATGACACCAAACTGGCACTGGAGAGCTCCTTCAGAGAGAAACTTCATTCCTGTGGCTGTCAGACCGCACAACCAACAGAGCTCACAGATGAGCACTGCCCCACCCCTctaagaagaaaataaacacccACCATTCATGTGCAACACTGTCTTTTTCTGTAGGATATGTATGTAACTATGTGTAAATCGGTTTTTATGTATAGCCACATATTATGAACAAATATGTATATCTATCTCTTCCCTTATAGGTAGAtatcttttatttaactttgttacAGTGTAAATTAGATGTATACTTCTGTTCTCTGCTTTAATCATGAATTCCCCCCTTGGGGGACAAAAAAAggcttatcttatcttatcttatcttatcttatcttatcttatcttatcttatcttatcttatcttatcttatcttatcttatcttaaagATTATACAATGAAGTTTCCTGATGGTACAGGAAGCCGGCATAAAAAAATGGCCAGTTTCAAAGGAAATGAAtaggaaattaaaatatttttttctgaagacatatcttttagaaaactttgattcaaTGGTAGAATAGGAAGATTATTTGCTTCTTTAGTTACTggaaaaatctacattttaacaatttttttttttgcatcacagCTTGAGTTAACTtggactcattttgccagcaagAGTCACAAatgtaaatctaaatgttaaatcagtCACGGCCAACCAAGGCTGCgatctaaatatttaaacagttaGATAtatcatttaacatttagatataacgTTCAACTTatgtatttatacaaaaaaaaaatcatttttgtgagaaaaatgtgcaaaatgtaagGAAAGTGAgctaaataacacaaatgtgTTAGTAACATTATTGAATGCTGGACTTTACAGCTAGAGCCTCATTGTTTTACCTTTGTTGGTGCACCGCCCTGGTCTGACCTCGACTACAGTAGTGTTTAAAGTCAGGGCAGGCAATATGGacacattttatctgtttttcaaaatcCACTCAATCGAGTGTGCGCCATGTTTGGATATAAATAAGAAACGTTTGGGTACAATCTTGTTTCGATTTAAGCAACTTTAAGTAGCTGCACTCAAACATGTCTGACTGTAAGGTGTGCTCcttaaattgaaaataaaagcttttatttctctgtttgttttgtcacacgAGATTCAAGCAGCTCATAAGGATGGGATCGGACAATTCAACTCCACAGAGGTTTCCCAATCCGAATGTTTCCACACTTCAATCTGTGGACAAAGAGGACAACTCTGCTCCACAGAAGTGTTATAACCCAAATGATTCCACATTTACATTCGTGGACAGAGAGGACGAGTTAGACTGTAGGTTCTGCTGTTTCGTTTTAAGATCTTATATAATTAAAggcagtggtttatgagatattttgctaacaaacaaacaaacaaacaaacaaaaaaacccagaaacacaaagacatgggTAATAGTGTTATTATCTGTCTTTACCTTGATAACTGCAATATAACTGTGACTTGATGAGTAAACAGAGCAGAGTTTaatgaataaagtttaatatgaaaatgaaagttattgacatttttgtctctttgtgtgttttcctcaGTTCTGTGTGAAGGTTTCTCATCTCTGAGGGCTCAGATGTCCTGTGGTCATGCTGTGACCCCGATGTCTCTCACCAACTGGTGTCTCAAGCAGCTGGAACAGGTCCTGTCAGCTAAAGAGAACTACTGGTAGGACTTGTCTTTATATGGGAATCTGGTGAttcattttgaacttttctcattttaaaggGTGAAAGTAAATTTGTTTGTGGCCAGTTTGGTTGTGGTGCTAAGTGGTCGTATAAGGAGGTCTGTAAGATGGCTCTCCTGACCCCTGAAGAACAGAAGCACTTCAAGAAAACTATGGCCAAGAATGCTGATAAACGCAGAAAAGTATGTGCCTTTTATTACATGAACttgaaacttttagtttttcccaaaagttgtgttttcaaaggtgACAATTAATttcaatctttgtttttctccatctgccACCTCAGTGTCCTGAATGCAAGTCCCCAGCTGTGAGACAGAGTGAAAATAATCTTTGTGTTCGCTGCCAAGTCTGCACAGCAAAGAAAGGACACATCTATGAGTTCTGCTGGCAGTGTCTGAGGGAGTGGAAAGGTCCGAAGCCGCGCTCAGACCGCTGTGAAAACATCGGCTGCTGCAACTCAGCGctggaaacactgaaaacctGCCCAGAGATCACAACTGGTCATCTGAAAGGATGTCCCTCCATCCGAGCCTGTCCCACCTGTGGCTCACTGCTGGAGCATAAACTAACTGGCTGTAGACAGATTGAGTGTTCTCGATGCAAGTTTGACttctgttttgtgtgtctgaagACGTATGCTGAATGTATCAGAACAAGAAGGTTGTCAGCATCATACCCCTGCTGCGTAGCCCCCAGACAGACCTCTACAACTGTGTGGACGTAGAAATAATGCTTCAGAATCAGCTTTATTAAGCAACACAGATGAGAATTGCTGTTTTTTCCATCTGTGATCTTAGAGAACTGAATCTACAGTTTTGCAaagaaccataaaaacaaatgaaatggaCAAAAGATTACAAAATTATTTACTTAGAATCAGAGgacacaaacatacaaacaaacactaagTTTTGCAGGGTCAGCTCTGCCAGATGTTCTGTTCCTGATCTCAGGTTACGGTCCAGAAGTGATTACTGTAATGGTATCCTGGTTCTGAAGCGCTCTGCTATTTAAAACTCAAGCAGCTGACActgtctttgatttttaaatgtcatcttTAGCACAGATTTTTACAACTTATTACCTGAAAATGAGTCTTATATTAAAATTCcagtttatcatttttgtttcacttcttcTGCTTtgagaattatttattttaaaaatgtatgcatTGACTTTTAATCTTATGTTGGATATTTTTTCTCATTCTGCACATAGGAAGCAATGtttccaaactgaaacatataaataaatctctgcagctgcactcgaggttgtttttgttcctttttttcattcataGATTTTATGTGATGTGAGTCAGTTTTATAATCATTtctaattattttcatttaaataaaacacagttttgttcTGATCAAAGATATAAATTATACAACTTTGTtgattttgtgttgttgtaaaTCAGATTTTGAAGGTTAATCAAAGCTTGatgtaaaatgcttttattcCTGAGTGCATCCTAATAAATTATCTATAAAAACTTTAGGTCataatgtgtgtatttgtttttctttcagttaaaaaaaccccaaaaacaagaaaaacaatgacgTAGAAGTCAAGTCTTCATTCCGAACAAGACAAGACAAAGTTTGGCACAAACCATTGGACTACAGagatcttgtttcttttttactgtttctttgtttctgtagaCGGCAGCTGTTTCTGGTCAGATGAAATCTGTAAAACACCTAAAAGACCAGCCTTGGTGTTTGTTATGCAGCcgtaacagtttttatttactttattactttaactccagtttaaaacttcatttaaactCCATGTTCAAAAAGCTGCCTTTCAAAAGAACTAAAGcatgaactaaaacaaaataaagctgtaaaactgcTGCACGTCGTCACTCTGAAGgtcatgtgatttattttaatcgatacagaaaactgaaagtaacaaacaatcaaaacaaaaacatcttcacaAGGCTGACATGTCATGCAGGTTTGTGTTGTATGCAGATTCTTTGTCAATAAACCACACAGTTTATGTTGTAtcaatacaaacaataaaactgatcaaaaaactaaaaatgcagcAATGTTTTTAAGgtacacaacaaacacaaacacacaacctaCTGAAAGTTGTTACTAAGATAAAAACTATGGTGGAATAAAGAGTTTTGGGGTGTTTAATATAGCAAATATTACTGCAGATGAGATTCACAGATCTAACTTTTTGCATGTTAGGATAATTACCCAGCATGTGACCACCTCCTGTCACTAACTGGAACTGGAATAATCCACAGAGTGGCTCCACATGTTACTTATAACAATCAGTCTCAGGTTAACTGTGGCTCTTCCTCTAATGATCACTTGGTTCAGTGCtggaaatgattttagtttctgGCCCCAGGGATCCTGTTTTAACAGACTGAGCTCAGAGCAACCTGGAAGAAGCTTCATTTTTAGATGTTATAAGGACTCCATGTAACCACTCTGTTTATACTTTAACTGCAGGATAATGACTTTATTAAAGCACATACGACAGAAGAAGGTATAGAAACAAGAACATCAGCAAGTAATTCAAAATCAAAGCAAAGGTGTGGctaaaataactgaaacaggTATGACTGAAACTGAACAGGGACAGTTTCCTCTGCTCTCTTCTTCTTGCTAGTTGATAAGAATCTTCACGGTCCTGATGACATTATTCAGAGAAGTCATTCCCAGGTGAACAGACTGAGTGTGAAAGAGTCCaacattttctcctgtttcctcAGTCTTTTAGGTGAACATTAAACCTCATCTCCAGTCATCTTCACTCTAATCTACATCTCCATGCATGTGACCCACACATCCCTCTGTAAAACCAGGCAagcaaagaccctaatgaccctccaAAGGGAGTAGAAGAGGAATAATTTACATGAGTTCAGCTTGAATATAACAGAACAACTCGCTGCACTTTAGAAGCAGAACTTTGCTCCTCGGGTGAGGAGCGTAATGTCTTCAActaacagaaaagaagtccagtggCTTTGTTTCAAAACTCTGAGGAAATGTTGTTATGAGTTTACCCTCCTGTAATAACCTGCAGAATAAAGCACCACAGCATGCAGCTACATGGCAGCATCGTTATCCAGAGCTGTTCCTGATCTGATTTCAGAATAAACTGCTGATTCTGTTGCTGCTTGACTCTGATTTCCTGTGAATGAAGAGAGGAACTGAATCAAATATTTGACTTTCATATTAATACTAAACTCAACTAAT contains the following coding sequences:
- the LOC108247776 gene encoding potential E3 ubiquitin-protein ligase ariadne-2-like, with the protein product MGSDNSTPQRFPNPNVSTLQSVDKEDNSAPQKCYNPNDSTFTFVDREDELDFLCEGFSSLRAQMSCGHAVTPMSLTNWCLKQLEQGESKFVCGQFGCGAKWSYKEVCKMALLTPEEQKHFKKTMAKNADKRRKCPECKSPAVRQSENNLCVRCQVCTAKKGHIYEFCWQCLREWKGPKPRSDRCENIGCCNSALETLKTCPEITTGHLKGCPSIRACPTCGSLLEHKLTGCRQIECSRCKFDFCFVCLKTYAECIRTRRLSASYPCCVAPRQTSTTVWT